The following proteins are co-located in the Halococcus salsus genome:
- a CDS encoding DUF7519 family protein: protein MSHAIDPSPPRLSEGVAVVAGAVGTLALAVSPAAFGLGALGTVTVGAGLYRRSHAAVTLGATGVFCGVLLAGLADAPPELLLLSTAGTVVAWDVATFAIDLGAELGRAAETRRLELVHAGASTGLALGAAVVGTLVYRLVGGGPALAPVVLLCGAVVLAIALRP, encoded by the coding sequence GTGAGCCACGCTATCGATCCGTCGCCGCCACGACTGAGTGAGGGGGTCGCGGTCGTCGCGGGGGCGGTCGGCACGCTCGCGCTCGCCGTCTCGCCCGCCGCGTTCGGCCTCGGTGCGCTCGGGACGGTCACCGTCGGCGCGGGGCTCTACCGGCGTTCGCACGCCGCCGTCACCCTCGGGGCGACGGGGGTGTTCTGTGGCGTCCTGCTCGCGGGGCTCGCCGACGCGCCGCCCGAACTCCTCCTGCTTTCGACCGCCGGCACGGTGGTCGCGTGGGACGTCGCCACGTTCGCCATCGACCTCGGTGCGGAGCTGGGGCGGGCGGCCGAGACGAGGCGGCTCGAACTCGTCCACGCCGGTGCGAGTACGGGGCTCGCGCTCGGGGCGGCGGTCGTCGGCACACTGGTCTATCGGCTCGTCGGCGGCGGGCCGGCGCTCGCACCGGTCGTGTTGCTCTGTGGCGCAGTAGTGCTCGCCATCGCCCTCCGGCCGTAG
- a CDS encoding 30S ribosomal protein S7, whose protein sequence is MSESEAPETEEEEQGEGEEEVVAEEEAEHEATAGAKLFEKWDVTGIEYVDPSTERYLNVTPVEHTMGRHASKQFQKSEISVVERLINRLMQTGENTGKKQQATRIVRDAFDLVHERTDENPVQILVRAVENAAPREETVRLKYGGISVPQAVDIAPQRRVDQALMFLAQGAYNASFKSPTDAHEALASQLTGAADYDVQSYAINQKEERERVAAAAR, encoded by the coding sequence ATGAGCGAGAGCGAAGCCCCCGAGACCGAGGAGGAAGAACAGGGAGAAGGTGAAGAGGAGGTCGTCGCCGAGGAGGAGGCCGAACACGAGGCCACCGCCGGCGCGAAGCTCTTCGAGAAGTGGGACGTCACCGGGATCGAGTACGTCGACCCGAGCACCGAGCGCTATCTCAACGTGACGCCGGTCGAGCACACGATGGGTCGTCACGCGAGCAAGCAGTTCCAGAAGAGCGAGATCTCGGTCGTCGAGCGGCTGATCAACCGGCTGATGCAGACCGGCGAGAACACCGGGAAGAAACAGCAGGCGACCCGGATCGTTCGCGACGCCTTCGACCTCGTCCACGAACGCACCGACGAGAACCCGGTTCAGATCCTGGTGCGCGCGGTCGAGAACGCCGCGCCGCGCGAGGAGACGGTGCGGCTCAAGTACGGTGGGATCTCGGTCCCGCAGGCCGTCGACATCGCCCCCCAGCGCCGGGTCGACCAGGCGCTGATGTTCCTCGCACAGGGTGCGTACAACGCCTCGTTCAAGTCGCCGACCGACGCCCACGAGGCGCTCGCCAGTCAGCTCACGGGCGCGGCGGACTACGACGTCCAGAGCTACGCGATCAACCAGAAAGAAGAGCGAGAGCGCGTCGCGGCCGCCGCACGCTGA
- a CDS encoding double zinc ribbon domain-containing protein yields MSKITFRADDELIEELETLDASKSEAMREALRTYLARDEPTVSDTADSLDALVAERVEAIVDDRLSGAFTPSQPQDINVNITLDGAAVEDDEAESTARKTPAPDAQTASNERKTCGQCGEELDSENVYCPNCGEKASHRVFCECGDELRSDWAFCPSCGRRTPAADVLDGP; encoded by the coding sequence ATGAGCAAGATCACGTTCCGCGCGGACGACGAGCTCATCGAGGAGCTCGAAACCCTCGACGCCTCGAAGAGCGAGGCGATGCGTGAGGCCCTCCGGACCTACCTCGCGCGGGACGAACCCACCGTGTCCGACACCGCCGACAGCCTCGATGCACTCGTCGCCGAACGGGTCGAGGCCATCGTCGACGACCGGCTGTCCGGTGCGTTTACGCCGTCACAACCCCAGGATATCAACGTAAACATCACGCTCGACGGCGCTGCGGTCGAAGACGACGAAGCGGAGTCGACCGCGCGTAAGACGCCGGCCCCGGACGCGCAAACGGCGTCGAACGAGCGTAAAACCTGCGGTCAGTGTGGCGAGGAACTCGACTCAGAGAACGTTTACTGCCCGAATTGCGGGGAGAAGGCGAGCCACCGGGTGTTCTGTGAGTGCGGCGACGAACTCCGCTCGGACTGGGCGTTCTGTCCGAGCTGCGGTCGTCGGACGCCGGCAGCCGACGTTCTCGACGGACCGTAA
- a CDS encoding 30S ribosomal protein S12 produces the protein MANGKYAGRKLKKDRQNHRWSDSKYARRARGLREKTDALEGAPRGRGIVLEKVGIEAKQPNSAIRKCVRVQLIKNGKQVTAFCPGDGAISFIDEHDEVTIAGIGGAKGRAMGDLSAVNYKVEKVNGVSLIELVRGNAEKPVR, from the coding sequence ATGGCTAACGGCAAGTACGCAGGGCGAAAGCTCAAAAAGGACCGCCAGAACCACCGGTGGTCCGACTCGAAGTACGCCCGCCGCGCCCGCGGGCTCCGCGAGAAGACCGACGCGCTCGAAGGTGCGCCACGAGGTCGGGGTATCGTGCTCGAAAAGGTCGGGATCGAGGCCAAACAGCCCAACTCGGCGATCCGTAAGTGTGTGCGGGTCCAGCTGATCAAGAACGGCAAGCAGGTCACGGCCTTCTGTCCCGGCGACGGCGCGATCAGCTTCATCGACGAGCACGACGAGGTCACCATCGCGGGTATCGGTGGCGCGAAGGGTCGCGCGATGGGCGACCTCTCGGCGGTCAACTACAAGGTCGAGAAGGTCAACGGCGTATCGCTGATCGAACTCGTTCGCGGCAACGCGGAGAAACCCGTCCGATGA
- a CDS encoding elongation factor EF-2, with amino-acid sequence MGRRKQIVQECERLMDKPENIRNIAIAAHIDHGKTTLTDNLLAGAGMISSDLAGEQLAMDTEEDEQERGITIDAANVSMTHEYQDTNHLINLIDTPGHVDFGGDVTRAMRAVDGALVVVDAVEGTMPQTETVVRQALREGVKPALFINKVDRLINELQEGPEEMQERLQSVIGDVNELIRGMAEDKYENEGWKVSVQDGTVAFGSALYNWATSLPQMQETGIDFGDIIDYNRNDNIDELRDNSPLSDVVLDMVAEHFPNPEKSQPERIPTVWRGDDSTDLAESMRLVDDEGEVVFMVTSISIDPHAGEIATGRLFSGTIERGQDLYVSGTAGQNRVQSVGLFMGGEREEVDRIPAGNIAAVTGLRDAIAGSTVSSVEMTPFESIEHISEPVITKSVEAQSMDDLPKLIQTLQQVSKEDPTIRVEINEDTGEHLISGQGELHLEVITQRIERNQGIPVTTGEPIVVFREAVQQASETVEGQSPNRHNRFYITVEPLSEDIVETLQLGEASMDMPELERREALQEAGMDKDTSQAVEEIHGTNILVDETKGIQHLNETMELVIEGWEEALDDGPLAAEPVQGTLIRLHDARLHEDAIHRGPAQVIPAVRQAVHGALINGRISMLEPIQNVRIDVPSEHMGPASGEIQGRRGRVDDMYQEGDLMVVEGVAPVEEMIGFASDLRSATEGRASWNTENAGFQVMADNLQPETIREIRERKGMKLELPAGVDYF; translated from the coding sequence ATGGGCCGACGCAAACAGATCGTCCAAGAGTGCGAGCGACTGATGGACAAACCGGAGAACATCCGGAACATCGCCATCGCCGCCCACATCGACCACGGGAAGACCACCCTGACCGACAACCTGCTCGCCGGTGCGGGCATGATCTCCTCGGACCTGGCGGGCGAGCAGCTCGCGATGGACACCGAGGAGGACGAGCAGGAACGCGGGATCACCATCGACGCGGCGAACGTCTCGATGACCCACGAGTACCAGGACACCAACCACCTCATCAACCTCATCGACACCCCCGGCCACGTCGACTTCGGGGGCGACGTGACCCGTGCGATGCGTGCGGTCGACGGCGCGCTCGTCGTGGTCGACGCCGTCGAGGGCACGATGCCCCAGACTGAGACTGTGGTCCGGCAGGCGCTCCGCGAGGGCGTCAAGCCCGCGCTGTTCATCAACAAGGTCGACCGCCTGATCAACGAACTCCAGGAGGGCCCCGAGGAGATGCAGGAGCGCCTCCAGAGCGTGATCGGCGACGTCAACGAGCTCATCCGCGGGATGGCCGAAGACAAGTACGAGAACGAGGGCTGGAAGGTCTCCGTTCAAGATGGGACCGTGGCCTTCGGCTCCGCGCTCTACAACTGGGCCACCAGCCTGCCCCAGATGCAGGAGACGGGCATCGACTTCGGCGACATCATCGACTACAACCGCAACGACAACATCGACGAACTCCGCGACAACTCGCCGCTCTCGGACGTGGTGCTCGATATGGTCGCCGAGCACTTCCCGAACCCCGAGAAGTCCCAGCCCGAGCGGATCCCAACTGTGTGGCGTGGCGACGACTCGACCGACCTCGCCGAGAGCATGCGTCTCGTCGACGACGAGGGCGAGGTGGTCTTCATGGTCACCAGCATCTCGATCGACCCCCACGCCGGCGAGATCGCAACCGGCAGGCTGTTCTCGGGCACCATCGAACGCGGGCAGGACCTCTACGTTTCGGGGACGGCAGGACAGAACCGTGTCCAATCGGTCGGGCTCTTCATGGGTGGCGAGCGCGAGGAGGTCGACCGCATCCCCGCCGGGAACATCGCGGCCGTCACCGGCCTCCGGGACGCGATCGCGGGTTCGACCGTCTCCTCCGTGGAGATGACGCCGTTCGAGTCGATCGAGCACATCTCGGAGCCGGTCATCACGAAGTCCGTCGAGGCCCAGTCGATGGACGACCTCCCGAAGCTCATCCAGACCCTCCAGCAGGTCTCGAAGGAAGACCCGACCATTCGGGTGGAGATCAACGAGGACACGGGTGAGCACCTGATCTCCGGCCAGGGTGAGCTCCACCTCGAAGTCATCACCCAGCGTATCGAGCGCAACCAGGGCATCCCGGTCACGACCGGCGAACCGATCGTCGTCTTCCGGGAGGCGGTCCAGCAGGCCTCCGAGACGGTCGAGGGCCAGTCGCCGAACCGCCACAACCGCTTTTACATCACCGTCGAACCGCTCTCGGAGGACATCGTCGAGACCCTCCAGCTCGGCGAGGCCTCGATGGACATGCCGGAACTCGAACGCCGCGAGGCGCTCCAGGAGGCCGGCATGGACAAGGACACCTCCCAGGCGGTCGAGGAGATCCACGGCACCAACATCCTCGTCGACGAGACGAAGGGTATCCAGCACCTCAACGAGACGATGGAGCTCGTCATCGAGGGCTGGGAGGAGGCGCTCGACGACGGGCCGCTCGCCGCCGAACCCGTCCAGGGCACCCTCATCCGGCTCCACGACGCGCGGCTCCACGAGGACGCCATCCACCGGGGTCCGGCACAGGTCATCCCCGCCGTTCGCCAGGCCGTCCACGGCGCGCTGATCAACGGCCGTATCTCGATGCTCGAACCGATCCAGAACGTCCGCATCGACGTTCCCTCCGAGCACATGGGTCCCGCCTCGGGCGAGATCCAGGGTCGCCGGGGCCGCGTCGACGACATGTACCAGGAGGGCGACCTCATGGTGGTCGAGGGCGTCGCGCCGGTCGAGGAGATGATCGGCTTCGCGAGCGACCTCCGGTCGGCAACTGAAGGTCGCGCCTCCTGGAACACCGAGAACGCCGGCTTCCAGGTCATGGCCGACAACCTCCAGCCCGAGACCATCCGCGAGATCCGCGAGCGCAAGGGCATGAAGCTCGAGCTGCCGGCCGGCGTGGATTACTTCTAA
- a CDS encoding NAD(P)/FAD-dependent oxidoreductase codes for MVASTANAGSNPEVVVVGDGIAGLSAAIFTARHDLETLVLGDGESILRRNAHLENYPGFPAGINARLLLEMMGEQADRAGCDRREATVTHVDPLDEGFAVETAFGDRYETRYVIAATRNPVGYLADVEGLGVIDRGKTFLETDERGRTGVEGLYAAGRIAEKPYQAVVSAGHGAEVAVTLLEDDDRPFYHDWVTPEGYFTGRGRDLPPGCEEVNDAERRRREDESRDVVREYVAERHPDDQQTHPSLGEE; via the coding sequence ATGGTAGCTTCCACCGCGAATGCGGGATCGAACCCCGAGGTCGTCGTCGTCGGCGACGGCATCGCGGGTCTCTCGGCGGCCATCTTCACCGCCCGACACGACCTGGAGACGTTGGTCCTCGGCGACGGCGAGTCGATCCTCCGACGGAACGCCCATCTGGAGAACTATCCCGGGTTTCCAGCGGGGATCAACGCGCGACTTCTGTTGGAGATGATGGGCGAGCAGGCCGACCGCGCCGGCTGCGACCGACGGGAGGCGACGGTGACACACGTCGACCCCCTCGACGAGGGGTTCGCCGTCGAGACGGCCTTCGGGGATCGGTACGAGACCCGATACGTGATCGCCGCGACACGGAACCCGGTCGGCTACCTCGCCGACGTCGAGGGACTCGGGGTCATCGACCGCGGGAAGACGTTCCTCGAAACCGACGAGCGCGGTCGAACGGGTGTCGAGGGGCTCTACGCCGCGGGTCGGATCGCGGAGAAACCCTATCAGGCGGTCGTGAGCGCCGGTCACGGTGCGGAGGTGGCCGTCACGTTGCTGGAGGACGACGACCGGCCGTTCTACCACGACTGGGTGACCCCCGAGGGCTACTTCACCGGACGTGGTCGCGACCTCCCGCCGGGCTGTGAGGAGGTCAACGACGCCGAGCGCCGGCGGCGGGAGGACGAATCGCGGGACGTCGTTCGGGAGTACGTCGCCGAGCGTCACCCGGACGACCAGCAAACCCATCCGAGTCTCGGGGAGGAGTAG
- a CDS encoding DUF5781 family protein: MDVRVQSPGPTEPFLGACDLFETEHDLDLPVEVTIREDPDSRTWTAHYDDRHVLNISRQAASSAMARPLALHEYSHMRRYEQSHPSHIQSTREAITLALAGHTVERRTLTQCYQIANHMKDIYADDITLSVAPADRLVAFLESSLASALADRPVDPPTWKRLTPAADPNITAVNAAFALALLERHDCIPDDHRLYDLAHAAADDAAGVDLPAFKRRFRTLADDPDASEYRRTLVEATREYAIRTGYAAD; this comes from the coding sequence ATGGATGTTCGCGTGCAGTCGCCCGGCCCAACCGAGCCGTTTCTCGGGGCGTGCGACCTCTTCGAGACCGAACACGACCTCGACTTACCCGTCGAGGTCACGATCCGCGAGGACCCGGACTCGCGGACGTGGACCGCCCACTACGACGACCGCCACGTCCTCAACATCTCGCGTCAGGCCGCGAGCAGCGCGATGGCCCGCCCGCTCGCCCTCCACGAGTACTCGCACATGCGCCGGTACGAGCAGTCCCATCCCTCCCACATCCAGTCCACGAGGGAAGCGATCACCCTCGCGCTCGCGGGCCACACCGTCGAGCGCCGGACCCTCACCCAGTGCTATCAGATCGCGAATCACATGAAGGACATCTACGCCGACGACATCACCCTGAGCGTGGCCCCCGCGGATCGACTCGTCGCCTTCCTCGAATCCAGCCTCGCGAGCGCGCTCGCCGACAGACCCGTCGACCCACCAACCTGGAAACGCCTCACCCCCGCCGCCGACCCGAACATCACGGCGGTGAACGCCGCGTTCGCGCTCGCCCTCCTCGAACGCCACGACTGCATCCCAGACGACCACCGCCTCTACGACCTCGCCCACGCCGCCGCCGACGACGCCGCCGGGGTCGACCTGCCCGCCTTCAAACGCCGCTTCCGCACGCTCGCAGACGACCCCGACGCCAGCGAGTACCGCCGGACGCTCGTCGAGGCGACCCGCGAGTACGCGATCCGCACGGGCTACGCCGCCGACTGA
- a CDS encoding ribbon-helix-helix domain-containing protein — protein sequence MERVTLRIPKQQIEEVEQMVELGEYPTRSEAIRAAVRRMVAEENQSERRAERPFARA from the coding sequence ATGGAGCGTGTGACACTACGGATCCCGAAGCAGCAGATAGAGGAGGTCGAACAGATGGTCGAACTCGGTGAGTATCCCACCCGAAGCGAGGCCATCCGGGCGGCGGTGCGCCGGATGGTCGCCGAGGAGAACCAGAGCGAGCGACGGGCCGAGCGCCCGTTCGCGAGGGCCTGA
- a CDS encoding GNAT family N-acetyltransferase → MGVSFRQPTDDDPERIVEWTDSPAALLQWAGSVFSFPLDAAQLRGHLDEIKDSGPTHRAYAAVVDGRLVGYLELADIDRENRSARVARVIVDPAERGNGYGTAMMREIVRIGFDELDLHRIGLRVFDFNEPAIECYETVGFVREGVLRDVYRHGEEYWSLVTMRCLETERPSGERSEF, encoded by the coding sequence ATGGGCGTCTCCTTTCGTCAGCCCACGGACGATGACCCCGAACGGATCGTCGAATGGACCGACTCGCCGGCGGCACTGCTCCAGTGGGCCGGATCCGTGTTCTCGTTCCCGCTCGACGCGGCACAGCTTCGTGGTCATCTCGACGAAATCAAGGACTCGGGACCGACACATCGGGCGTACGCCGCCGTCGTTGACGGTCGACTCGTGGGCTACCTCGAACTCGCCGACATCGATCGTGAGAACCGCTCGGCCCGCGTCGCGCGCGTGATCGTCGACCCAGCCGAACGCGGGAACGGCTACGGCACGGCGATGATGCGCGAAATCGTCCGGATCGGATTCGACGAGCTGGATCTCCACCGGATCGGCCTCCGCGTATTCGACTTCAACGAGCCCGCGATCGAGTGCTACGAGACCGTGGGCTTCGTCCGGGAGGGCGTGCTCCGCGACGTCTATCGACACGGCGAGGAGTACTGGTCGCTGGTGACGATGCGTTGCCTCGAAACCGAACGGCCGTCGGGCGAGCGATCCGAGTTTTAG
- a CDS encoding AAA family ATPase, with translation MDVTAATEEIDAVLDALGTTVIAERSLLETVLLGVLARGHVLFEDVPGTGKTLIARSTARALGLSFSRVQFTPDLLPADVTGTHIYNEGTGEFEFSPGPVFANVVLADEINRAPPKTQAALLEAMEEGQVTVDGETHALPEPFFVLATQNPVEMAGTFELPEAQVDRFLVKTAIGYPDEAGEVELLRRRAAREARSPETEEVLSAERVRALQTVPETVRVDEDLLAYLVAIARATRQRSTCSVGVSPRGTQRLFEAVRARAVLSGREFVTPDDVKAIAPAVCAHRLVLTPDAAVENVEKRSVVADVLDSVPVPTV, from the coding sequence ATGGATGTCACGGCGGCCACCGAGGAGATCGACGCAGTTCTCGACGCCCTCGGTACGACCGTGATCGCCGAGCGCTCGCTGCTCGAAACCGTGCTGTTGGGCGTGCTCGCCCGCGGTCACGTCCTGTTCGAGGACGTCCCCGGCACGGGCAAGACCCTGATCGCCCGGAGCACCGCCCGCGCGCTCGGGCTCTCCTTCTCACGAGTCCAGTTCACCCCCGACCTCCTGCCCGCCGACGTCACGGGGACCCACATCTACAATGAGGGGACGGGCGAGTTCGAGTTCTCGCCCGGTCCGGTCTTCGCGAACGTCGTGCTCGCCGACGAGATCAACCGTGCCCCGCCAAAGACCCAGGCGGCACTCCTCGAAGCCATGGAGGAGGGCCAGGTCACCGTCGACGGCGAGACCCACGCCCTCCCGGAGCCCTTCTTCGTGCTCGCGACCCAGAACCCCGTCGAGATGGCGGGCACCTTCGAACTCCCCGAGGCCCAGGTCGACCGTTTCCTCGTCAAGACCGCGATCGGCTACCCCGACGAAGCGGGCGAGGTCGAACTCCTCCGCCGGCGGGCGGCTCGCGAAGCACGCAGCCCGGAGACCGAGGAAGTCCTCTCGGCCGAACGCGTTCGCGCGCTACAGACCGTCCCCGAGACCGTTCGCGTCGACGAGGACCTCCTCGCCTACCTCGTCGCCATCGCGCGGGCGACCCGCCAGCGCTCGACCTGCTCGGTGGGGGTCTCACCACGAGGCACCCAGCGGCTCTTCGAGGCCGTCCGTGCCCGCGCGGTGCTCTCCGGTCGGGAGTTCGTCACGCCCGACGACGTGAAGGCCATCGCCCCCGCCGTCTGTGCGCATCGGCTGGTGCTCACGCCGGATGCCGCGGTCGAGAACGTCGAAAAACGGTCGGTGGTCGCCGACGTGCTGGACTCGGTTCCGGTGCCGACGGTCTGA
- a CDS encoding DUF4129 domain-containing protein produces MNRSRLASVLIALLAVLALAVGAAVIDAPTATPGAGGGSGGGSGGFFGSGSGFSLGGSPSPETVGEFPAEFFQLLLVVVGVTALVLLVLLWKEFDLGDLRRVAVGAVVLGTLLAASYFVLQLFGSDGRQRGNGSGMGAGQPSFPGGGSGGAADTALQPVSTELPLVAVAVGAVLIVGLAAVLRSEDEGETDESDSTATDASGMAGVGRAAGRAADRIEHDTTLENGVYRAWREMTDHLDVARPESSTPGEFARAATEAGMRGRDVDELTDLFTRVRYGDERVTDERERRATSALRRIEETYAEEP; encoded by the coding sequence GTGAATCGGAGCAGGCTCGCCTCGGTGCTGATCGCCCTCCTCGCGGTGCTCGCGCTCGCCGTCGGGGCCGCCGTCATCGACGCCCCGACGGCCACCCCGGGAGCCGGCGGCGGGAGCGGTGGCGGCTCCGGCGGTTTCTTCGGGTCGGGCAGCGGCTTCAGTCTCGGGGGGTCGCCGTCGCCGGAGACGGTCGGTGAGTTCCCGGCCGAGTTCTTTCAGCTCCTGCTCGTCGTGGTCGGGGTGACGGCGCTCGTGCTTCTCGTTCTGCTCTGGAAGGAGTTCGACCTCGGCGACCTCCGGCGGGTCGCGGTCGGCGCGGTCGTGCTCGGTACCCTGCTCGCGGCGAGCTACTTCGTCCTCCAACTGTTCGGCAGCGACGGTCGACAGCGGGGGAACGGGAGCGGTATGGGGGCGGGCCAGCCCTCGTTCCCGGGCGGCGGGTCGGGCGGCGCAGCCGATACCGCCCTCCAGCCCGTCTCGACGGAGCTCCCGCTGGTGGCGGTCGCGGTGGGGGCGGTGCTGATCGTTGGTCTCGCGGCCGTCCTCCGGTCGGAGGACGAGGGGGAGACGGACGAAAGCGACTCGACGGCGACCGATGCGTCGGGGATGGCCGGGGTCGGCCGAGCGGCGGGGCGGGCGGCCGACCGGATCGAGCACGACACGACGCTCGAGAACGGGGTCTACCGCGCGTGGCGCGAGATGACCGACCACCTCGACGTGGCGCGTCCCGAGTCGAGCACGCCGGGCGAGTTCGCGCGTGCGGCGACCGAGGCCGGGATGCGGGGGCGAGACGTCGACGAACTCACCGACCTCTTCACGCGGGTTCGGTACGGCGACGAGCGGGTGACCGACGAGCGCGAGCGGCGGGCGACGAGCGCGCTCAGACGCATCGAGGAGACCTACGCGGAGGAGCCGTGA
- a CDS encoding DUF58 domain-containing protein — protein MSTGRTRRSAAGREEVAVEDETVRRTGRWRGVSALALVAGAVGILAAVPGLVLCGVVGIAFAAVSRSARPPPVTLRIERSVSESRPAPDETVTVTVEVENVGEAICNDLRVVDGVPPGLGVAEGSPRFATAPLRPGETASFSYGIAATRGVHRFESAFVLLRDTVGATERVARVPAATDTPLTCVPPLGFGIEGSLRDQTIDQPGRVLTDVGGSGVAFQATREYRPGDPLSRVDWNRLAKTGDLSTVDLREERAAAVVLLVDAREEAYRASGPEAESAVSRSVRAAGALYVGLTNAENPTGIAALSPDPYWLAPGSGPTHRAQVREALATHPAFAPAPPDEPFFPSIRLRRLRRRLPARAQVVVCAPVCDDALVRLLRRLDVGGHRVSVVSPDPTATDTPGSQLARTERRVRLSKLRAAGIPVIDWGDEPLAVALARAGGSR, from the coding sequence ATGAGCACGGGCCGGACCCGGCGTTCGGCCGCCGGTCGCGAAGAGGTGGCGGTGGAGGACGAGACGGTCCGCAGAACCGGACGGTGGCGGGGGGTGAGCGCGCTCGCGCTGGTGGCCGGTGCGGTCGGGATCCTCGCCGCGGTCCCCGGGCTGGTGCTCTGTGGCGTCGTGGGGATCGCCTTCGCCGCGGTCTCGCGGTCGGCCCGCCCGCCGCCCGTCACCCTCCGGATCGAACGGAGCGTGAGCGAGTCCCGGCCCGCACCCGACGAGACGGTCACCGTCACCGTCGAGGTCGAGAACGTCGGCGAGGCGATATGCAACGACCTCCGGGTCGTCGACGGCGTCCCGCCGGGGCTCGGGGTCGCTGAGGGGTCGCCCCGGTTCGCGACCGCGCCGCTCAGACCCGGCGAGACCGCGAGCTTCTCGTACGGCATCGCCGCGACGCGTGGCGTCCACCGGTTCGAGTCGGCGTTCGTCCTGCTCCGGGATACGGTCGGGGCGACCGAGCGCGTCGCGCGGGTCCCCGCGGCGACCGACACCCCGCTGACGTGCGTTCCGCCGCTCGGGTTCGGGATCGAGGGGAGCCTCCGCGACCAGACCATCGACCAGCCCGGTCGCGTGCTCACCGACGTCGGCGGGTCGGGGGTGGCGTTCCAGGCCACCCGCGAGTACCGACCGGGCGACCCCCTCTCGCGGGTCGACTGGAACCGGCTGGCGAAGACCGGCGACCTCTCGACCGTCGACCTCCGCGAGGAACGCGCCGCCGCGGTCGTCCTCCTCGTCGACGCCCGTGAGGAAGCCTACCGCGCGTCGGGGCCGGAGGCGGAGTCGGCGGTCTCGCGGTCGGTGCGGGCCGCCGGGGCGCTCTACGTCGGCCTCACGAACGCGGAGAACCCCACGGGTATCGCGGCACTCTCGCCCGACCCCTACTGGCTCGCGCCCGGATCGGGACCGACCCATCGCGCGCAGGTCCGCGAGGCGCTCGCCACCCACCCGGCGTTCGCCCCCGCCCCGCCCGACGAGCCGTTCTTCCCCTCGATACGGCTCCGGCGGCTCCGACGACGCCTCCCCGCGCGGGCGCAGGTCGTGGTCTGCGCGCCGGTCTGTGACGACGCCCTCGTTCGGCTGCTCCGGCGGCTCGACGTCGGCGGCCACCGCGTGAGCGTCGTGAGCCCCGACCCCACGGCGACCGACACGCCGGGGAGTCAACTCGCACGAACCGAACGCCGGGTCCGGCTCTCGAAACTCCGGGCCGCCGGGATCCCCGTGATCGACTGGGGCGACGAACCGCTCGCGGTGGCGCTCGCACGCGCCGGAGGCTCGCGGTGA
- a CDS encoding DUF7269 family protein: MNWRGLGVAVGVGCVLAGLAVVVSPSLAVEVTPSLLTLVGVVAGLAGAAAVYERATTDEQRTEPPTPERPLSVPTPGTELDRQLDALGSRGRRFGIGERRSIRDRLDELAVAVLVRDGESEATARERLAAGTWTDDPHAAAFFAEAHASDVPLEERLRAAFSGEPSPRRRARHAIDALARIADREHEQ; the protein is encoded by the coding sequence GTGAACTGGCGAGGGCTCGGTGTGGCGGTCGGCGTCGGCTGCGTGCTCGCCGGCCTCGCGGTCGTGGTCTCGCCTTCGCTCGCGGTCGAGGTCACACCGAGCCTGCTCACGCTCGTCGGGGTGGTCGCGGGGCTCGCGGGCGCGGCGGCGGTCTACGAACGCGCGACCACCGACGAACAGCGGACCGAACCGCCGACGCCCGAACGGCCGCTCTCCGTCCCGACACCGGGTACCGAACTCGACCGCCAACTCGATGCGCTCGGCTCGCGGGGTCGCCGGTTCGGCATCGGGGAGCGTCGCTCGATTCGCGACCGTCTCGACGAACTCGCGGTGGCGGTGCTGGTCCGCGACGGCGAGAGCGAGGCGACGGCCCGTGAGCGCCTCGCTGCGGGGACCTGGACCGACGACCCCCACGCCGCGGCGTTCTTCGCCGAGGCGCACGCGTCGGACGTCCCCCTCGAAGAGCGCCTCCGGGCGGCGTTCAGCGGCGAGCCAAGCCCACGTCGACGGGCACGCCACGCCATCGACGCGCTCGCGCGGATCGCCGACCGGGAGCACGAGCAATGA